Proteins encoded in a region of the Streptomyces sp. PCS3-D2 genome:
- a CDS encoding WhiB family transcriptional regulator, with the protein MSDVSRLPGRAEHHWAWQAEAACRGLGSRRFFHPAGERGEDRAARDEAAKAICAGCPVRAACLRHALTTGEAYGVWGGLTEEERRALGARGGMSRAA; encoded by the coding sequence ATGTCCGACGTGTCGCGACTCCCGGGCCGGGCCGAGCACCACTGGGCGTGGCAGGCAGAAGCCGCCTGCCGTGGTCTGGGCTCGCGCCGGTTCTTCCACCCGGCGGGAGAACGCGGTGAGGACCGCGCCGCCCGCGACGAGGCGGCCAAGGCGATATGCGCCGGCTGCCCGGTTCGGGCCGCGTGCCTGCGGCACGCGCTCACCACCGGCGAGGCGTACGGAGTGTGGGGCGGGCTCACCGAGGAGGAGCGCCGGGCCCTCGGAGCCCGCGGCGGCATGAGCAGGGCGGCCTGA
- a CDS encoding response regulator transcription factor: MTPTPATPTAGLAPREQEALRHIAAGHTYLQTARHMGLSKHTVDAYLRRIRAKLNVNSTAEMTRIAIALGL, encoded by the coding sequence ATGACTCCCACACCCGCCACCCCCACAGCCGGACTCGCCCCCCGCGAGCAGGAAGCACTACGCCACATCGCCGCCGGGCACACCTACCTCCAGACCGCCCGCCACATGGGCCTCTCCAAGCACACCGTCGACGCATACCTGCGCCGCATCCGAGCCAAACTGAACGTCAACAGCACCGCCGAAATGACCCGCATCGCCATCGCCCTCGGCCTGTAA
- a CDS encoding class F sortase, with protein MKRTPTPGTPSATAATAPPDPAPAPAARPYHRGARPLAAALLGALLLAGCGGQNAAQPSTPQGQAGGAGADAGVPAPAGGGAAAPADGSQSGPAGGAGKGGPALARSEPQKITIPSLGLTSTLETLRQNADGTMQTPKDPALAGWYEPGPTPGSQGPAVIAGHVTWNGASAVFEKLKTMKGGDTIKVTRKDGKTVTFTVDRVGEYPKAEFPTLEVYKNLDHAGLRLVTCGGDFDPKKHYYDSNVVVFARMTDAA; from the coding sequence GTGAAGCGGACCCCCACACCCGGCACGCCCTCCGCAACCGCCGCCACGGCCCCGCCCGACCCGGCTCCCGCACCGGCCGCGCGGCCATACCACCGCGGTGCGCGCCCCCTGGCCGCTGCGCTCCTCGGAGCGCTGCTCCTTGCGGGCTGCGGAGGCCAGAACGCCGCGCAGCCGTCCACCCCGCAGGGGCAGGCCGGGGGAGCGGGCGCCGATGCCGGAGTGCCGGCCCCCGCAGGCGGGGGTGCGGCGGCACCCGCGGACGGCTCGCAGAGCGGTCCGGCGGGAGGCGCGGGCAAGGGCGGGCCCGCGCTCGCCCGATCGGAGCCGCAGAAGATCACGATCCCCTCCCTGGGCCTGACCAGCACCCTGGAGACGCTGCGGCAGAACGCCGACGGCACCATGCAGACCCCGAAGGACCCCGCGCTCGCGGGCTGGTACGAGCCGGGGCCGACCCCCGGTTCGCAGGGACCGGCCGTGATCGCAGGCCACGTCACATGGAACGGAGCATCAGCCGTGTTCGAGAAGCTGAAGACGATGAAGGGCGGTGACACCATCAAGGTGACGCGCAAGGACGGCAAGACGGTCACGTTCACGGTGGACCGGGTCGGCGAATATCCGAAGGCCGAATTCCCCACACTGGAGGTCTACAAGAACCTCGACCACGCGGGGCTTCGCCTGGTCACCTGCGGCGGGGACTTCGACCCGAAGAAGCACTACTACGACAGCAACGTCGTGGTGTTCGCCCGCATGACGGACGCCGCCTGA
- a CDS encoding DUF4232 domain-containing protein, with the protein MCRPRPCGGFGAVRAAAGGRGTRPCAARPTWLLGAPVPLWFPRLPACGVGAAGSRWKVAHPDTAAVWRVGRSVMSCTVKSAVAGRRPRAVLATTAAAVALLAGTAPATASTTGTAVGGDVGSGIVAAPVPPCRGGQLAAGGAERLGADAVRITVVNESGTPCVLRGYPTVALAGQGSPANARSLTVVRQGPARPVVLPAGGAAVSRVSFAPVLGEADGYCASGAEPFAAPSMVVGVAGVRLQIAPDDGGNFAVCGTVVRATSFRPAA; encoded by the coding sequence ATGTGCCGGCCCCGGCCGTGTGGCGGCTTCGGAGCGGTAAGGGCCGCAGCCGGTGGGCGCGGAACACGTCCGTGCGCGGCGCGGCCGACCTGGCTCCTTGGTGCTCCCGTGCCCCTCTGGTTCCCTCGCCTTCCCGCGTGCGGTGTGGGGGCGGCAGGGTCACGCTGGAAAGTGGCCCATCCGGACACCGCTGCAGTGTGGCGTGTGGGAAGGAGCGTCATGTCCTGCACCGTGAAGAGTGCCGTGGCCGGCCGCCGCCCGCGTGCGGTCCTGGCTACAACGGCGGCGGCTGTGGCCCTGCTGGCCGGGACCGCCCCGGCCACCGCCTCTACTACCGGAACCGCAGTCGGGGGTGACGTCGGGAGCGGGATCGTCGCCGCCCCTGTGCCCCCGTGTCGTGGTGGGCAGCTCGCGGCGGGGGGTGCCGAACGGTTGGGGGCGGACGCCGTGCGGATCACCGTCGTCAACGAGAGCGGGACGCCGTGTGTTCTGCGGGGCTACCCCACGGTCGCTCTCGCTGGTCAGGGCTCGCCCGCCAACGCCCGGTCTCTCACGGTGGTCCGCCAGGGCCCGGCCCGCCCGGTGGTGCTGCCCGCCGGTGGCGCGGCGGTGTCCCGTGTCTCCTTCGCGCCGGTGCTGGGGGAGGCAGACGGCTACTGCGCTTCCGGTGCCGAGCCGTTCGCCGCGCCTTCGATGGTGGTCGGTGTGGCGGGTGTCCGCTTGCAGATTGCGCCCGACGACGGAGGGAACTTCGCGGTGTGCGGGACGGTCGTCCGTGCCACTTCCTTCCGCCCTGCCGCCTGA
- a CDS encoding MFS transporter → MTLARTKDTPDAPPRPGPALAALAAAQFTVMLATSIVNVALPQIRAGAGLSDGGTTWVVNAYGLAFGALLLAGGRAADLLGRRRVLLAGLAVFAAASLAAGLAASPGLMIAARAVQGLGAAVIAPAALALAMDLYPPGPARGRALGVWGAVSGAGGAVGVLLGGVLTQAWGWPWVFHITVLGAGLVLAAAAVLVPRDAARGSGRFDLLGTATVTLALTCLVWALTSARALGWTHAGVLAALFAAAVLLAAFAVVERRQTDALIPPRLFATGQVAAGNLLMALLGSVWIALFFFLPLYQQQVLGMSPLTTGAGQLPLALANMLGAVAAPRISRRVGATATVVAALLTEAAGMLWLSRMTAEGTYLVDILGPSVLVGLGLSVAFVQLTALAVDGVPRQDTGLAGGLVNTTRQVGGAIGLAALATLAGSVTASAGGHQPSLEALTAGYRAAFGVSAVILAASALLALPLTRRGRCRCRALLPCRPRTATTPPAQGEAAQHAPAPAP, encoded by the coding sequence ATGACCCTTGCACGCACGAAGGACACCCCGGACGCCCCGCCCCGCCCGGGGCCCGCACTCGCGGCGCTGGCCGCCGCACAGTTCACCGTCATGCTGGCCACCTCGATCGTCAACGTGGCCCTGCCGCAGATTCGGGCCGGGGCGGGCCTGTCGGACGGCGGCACCACCTGGGTGGTCAACGCCTACGGCCTGGCGTTCGGGGCGCTGCTCCTCGCCGGGGGCCGGGCGGCCGATCTCCTCGGTCGCCGCCGGGTGCTCCTCGCCGGCCTGGCGGTGTTCGCGGCGGCGTCGCTGGCGGCGGGACTCGCCGCCTCCCCGGGCCTGATGATCGCCGCCCGCGCCGTGCAGGGCCTCGGTGCCGCGGTCATCGCCCCGGCCGCGCTCGCCCTGGCGATGGACCTCTACCCACCCGGCCCCGCCCGGGGGAGAGCCCTCGGGGTGTGGGGAGCGGTCTCCGGGGCGGGCGGCGCGGTCGGCGTCCTGCTGGGCGGCGTACTGACCCAGGCGTGGGGCTGGCCGTGGGTCTTCCACATCACCGTCCTCGGCGCCGGGCTGGTGCTGGCGGCCGCGGCCGTGCTCGTACCCCGGGACGCCGCCCGTGGCAGCGGCCGGTTCGACCTGCTGGGGACCGCCACTGTCACCCTCGCACTGACCTGCCTGGTCTGGGCACTGACCAGCGCACGGGCGCTGGGCTGGACGCACGCCGGAGTGCTCGCCGCCCTCTTCGCCGCCGCCGTGCTCCTCGCCGCCTTCGCCGTCGTCGAACGCCGGCAGACGGACGCCCTCATACCGCCGAGGCTCTTCGCCACCGGGCAGGTCGCCGCGGGCAACCTGCTGATGGCGCTGCTGGGGTCGGTGTGGATCGCGCTGTTCTTCTTCCTGCCGCTCTACCAGCAACAGGTCCTCGGCATGAGCCCGCTGACCACCGGGGCCGGCCAACTGCCCCTCGCCCTGGCCAACATGCTCGGCGCCGTCGCGGCACCCCGGATCTCCCGGCGTGTCGGCGCCACCGCGACCGTGGTCGCGGCCCTGCTCACCGAGGCCGCGGGCATGCTGTGGCTGTCCCGGATGACCGCCGAGGGGACCTACCTCGTCGACATCCTCGGCCCCAGCGTCCTGGTCGGCCTGGGCCTCAGCGTCGCCTTCGTCCAGCTCACCGCCCTCGCCGTGGACGGCGTCCCGCGGCAGGACACCGGCCTGGCCGGGGGACTGGTGAACACCACCCGGCAGGTGGGCGGCGCGATCGGCCTCGCCGCCCTCGCCACCCTGGCCGGATCCGTCACCGCGAGCGCGGGCGGCCACCAGCCCAGCCTCGAAGCCCTCACCGCCGGCTACCGGGCCGCCTTCGGGGTCTCCGCCGTGATCCTCGCGGCCTCGGCGCTCCTCGCGCTGCCGCTCACCCGCCGGGGACGGTGCCGCTGCCGGGCGCTCCTCCCGTGCCGCCCGCGCACAGCCACCACCCCGCCCGCACAGGGCGAGGCAGCGCAGCACGCACCCGCTCCCGCCCCCTGA
- a CDS encoding molybdopterin-dependent oxidoreductase, giving the protein MEFEVNGARRTVDVEGDPAAVEVVRDRLGLTGTKLVCAGGVCGACTIQVDGEPRVSCLTPAARLAGRRITTAEGLSGHPVARAFAGEDALQCGYCTPGFVVEAAAFFERWRAGHGTTEPDREQIAEALSGHLCRCGAYEGILRAVAAACAGAYDATPTGGPTTVVPRAEAPEKVDGSARYTTDLHPEGLLEGVIIRSPHAHAHVRSLKAGDLPLVPLLPPDGMVRYVGQPVAAVAAPDRAAARAAAARVVVDYEVLPATLDVRQARTGDGPTVYADRAARKRAPGSGDTPQLVPARWRGNLRGPSAMNKRPAAAVRLIQEARRKTPERVVEGVFTAAAQTHTPLEPHACLAHWAGETLHIEVSTQSVRRVAELAAERFGVPVERVVARAVHVGGGFGCKMGLTSDVVAAVELARLHGAPVRVVLDRDEELTDGGYRPGSRIRLAMAADASGDLGALAIDAHSDGGVSVGGSVAALARFMYGKAPRRLRDFDAVTHRPPGAPFRGPGGPTMCWALEQAVDEMARRLGQDPIALRRRWDGNPKRHVLYDWAAALPVWTGRRGGTGRFRRGVGVAAANWLYFLDPVTEVELTVEDGVVVARCAVQDMGTGSRTVLRRAVAQALGLPETRVRAEVGRSDTVHGPTSGGSRTTPSLVPAAVDAAVRLRAALGGADVAARLDAAHGVRVTGRRTRDRRGYVTPFSLGGIAVGRGFTGSVQVAEVEVDTRLGRIRPLRVWSGIAAGRIQEDRLARSQCEGAVVQGIGYALYEERRTDPVTGRVLTENLEDYRIPGIGDTPEITVHFHQEGFDHVPGGGVGLGEIATLPTAACLANAVHDATGWRPYDMPIRPDRLLEGLGT; this is encoded by the coding sequence GTGGAGTTCGAGGTCAATGGCGCCCGGCGCACGGTCGACGTGGAAGGCGACCCGGCCGCTGTGGAGGTGGTGCGCGACCGCCTGGGACTGACCGGGACCAAACTGGTGTGCGCGGGCGGCGTCTGCGGGGCCTGCACGATCCAGGTCGACGGCGAGCCCCGGGTGTCCTGCCTGACCCCGGCGGCCCGGCTGGCCGGTCGGCGGATCACGACGGCGGAGGGCCTGTCGGGCCACCCCGTGGCCCGCGCCTTCGCCGGTGAGGACGCCCTCCAGTGCGGTTACTGCACCCCCGGCTTCGTGGTCGAGGCGGCCGCCTTCTTCGAGCGCTGGCGCGCCGGACACGGCACCACCGAGCCGGACCGCGAACAGATCGCCGAAGCCCTCTCGGGCCACCTGTGCCGCTGCGGCGCCTACGAGGGGATCCTTCGGGCGGTGGCCGCGGCCTGCGCCGGCGCCTACGACGCGACGCCGACCGGCGGCCCGACCACGGTCGTTCCACGTGCCGAAGCACCCGAGAAGGTCGACGGATCGGCCCGCTACACCACCGACCTGCACCCCGAAGGCCTGCTGGAGGGCGTGATCATCCGCTCGCCCCACGCACACGCGCACGTACGCTCTCTCAAGGCCGGGGACCTGCCGCTGGTGCCGCTGCTGCCCCCCGACGGCATGGTGCGCTACGTCGGACAGCCCGTGGCCGCCGTCGCCGCGCCGGACCGGGCCGCCGCGCGGGCGGCCGCCGCCCGCGTCGTGGTGGACTACGAGGTGCTGCCGGCGACCCTCGACGTACGGCAGGCCCGGACCGGGGACGGGCCGACCGTCTACGCGGACAGGGCGGCGCGCAAGCGGGCCCCCGGGTCCGGCGACACCCCCCAGCTGGTGCCCGCCCGCTGGCGCGGCAACCTGCGCGGCCCGTCCGCCATGAACAAGCGCCCCGCCGCGGCCGTACGCCTTATCCAGGAAGCGCGGAGGAAAACCCCCGAAAGGGTCGTCGAAGGCGTCTTCACCGCCGCCGCGCAGACCCACACCCCCCTCGAACCGCACGCCTGCCTCGCCCACTGGGCCGGGGAAACCCTCCACATCGAGGTGTCCACCCAGTCCGTGCGACGCGTTGCCGAGCTCGCCGCCGAACGCTTCGGCGTCCCGGTGGAACGCGTCGTGGCACGTGCCGTCCACGTCGGCGGCGGCTTCGGCTGCAAGATGGGCCTGACCTCGGACGTCGTCGCAGCGGTCGAGCTGGCCCGGTTGCACGGCGCCCCCGTACGCGTCGTCCTGGACCGGGACGAGGAGCTCACCGACGGCGGATACCGGCCCGGTTCCCGCATCCGGCTGGCCATGGCCGCCGACGCCTCCGGCGACCTCGGCGCACTCGCCATCGACGCGCACAGCGACGGCGGCGTCTCGGTGGGCGGCTCCGTCGCGGCCCTCGCCCGCTTCATGTACGGCAAGGCCCCCCGCAGGCTCCGCGACTTCGACGCCGTCACCCACCGGCCGCCGGGCGCCCCCTTCCGCGGACCGGGCGGACCCACCATGTGCTGGGCCCTGGAGCAGGCCGTCGACGAGATGGCCCGCCGGCTCGGCCAGGACCCCATCGCCCTGCGCCGCCGCTGGGACGGCAACCCCAAGCGGCACGTCCTGTACGACTGGGCCGCCGCCCTTCCGGTCTGGACGGGCCGTCGCGGCGGCACCGGGCGGTTCCGCCGCGGAGTCGGCGTCGCGGCGGCCAACTGGCTGTACTTCCTCGACCCCGTCACCGAGGTCGAACTCACCGTCGAGGACGGGGTCGTCGTCGCCCGCTGCGCCGTACAGGACATGGGCACGGGCTCACGGACCGTGCTGCGCCGGGCCGTCGCGCAGGCGCTCGGACTGCCGGAGACGAGGGTGCGGGCCGAGGTCGGCCGTAGCGACACCGTCCACGGTCCCACCTCCGGCGGCAGCCGCACCACACCGTCCCTGGTGCCTGCCGCCGTGGACGCCGCCGTCCGGCTGCGCGCAGCGCTCGGTGGCGCCGACGTGGCGGCCCGGCTGGACGCGGCGCACGGCGTACGGGTGACCGGCCGACGCACCCGTGACCGCCGCGGCTACGTCACGCCCTTCTCCCTGGGCGGTATCGCCGTCGGCCGCGGTTTCACCGGATCGGTGCAGGTCGCCGAGGTCGAGGTGGACACGCGGCTCGGCCGGATCCGCCCGCTGCGGGTGTGGAGCGGCATCGCCGCGGGGCGCATCCAGGAAGACCGGCTGGCCCGGAGCCAGTGCGAGGGCGCCGTCGTCCAGGGCATCGGCTATGCCCTGTACGAGGAGCGCCGCACCGACCCGGTCACCGGCCGGGTCCTGACCGAGAACCTGGAGGACTACCGGATCCCCGGCATCGGCGACACCCCGGAGATCACCGTCCACTTCCACCAGGAGGGCTTCGACCACGTCCCCGGCGGCGGGGTCGGCCTCGGCGAGATCGCCACCTTGCCCACGGCGGCATGCCTGGCCAACGCAGTCCACGACGCGACCGGCTGGCGCCCGTACGACATGCCCATCCGCCCCGACCGGCTCCTGGAAGGACTGGGTACGTGA
- a CDS encoding xanthine dehydrogenase family protein subunit M, whose product MSTEPDPTVLTALSDTVRTRGGELRAGGTDTGARKHSGVSTGPFTDLDGATALHGTTVLPDGGLRIGALTTLAVLAADPQLRAGWPALAVSAGTAATPQIRAAGTLGGNLLQRNRCWYFRNPHVSCLQKGGAGCPARDGDHHFAVVTGAGPCIAPHPSTLAMALLTYDAEVEIHDEEPCSVADLYGDGDRLHQSDHLLPPHRILTAVRLPAALPGERAAYHRATSRAYAEWPLVEATARLTFDGDTVTHAAVAAGGVARVPLRLPEVEAALIGREATPVTLAAAAATVLTRWRPLPRTGYKTTLFRDTVLEALEQAVGAAAPARGDH is encoded by the coding sequence GTGAGCACCGAGCCCGATCCCACCGTCCTGACCGCCCTTTCGGACACCGTACGGACCCGCGGCGGGGAACTCCGGGCCGGCGGCACCGACACCGGCGCCCGGAAGCACAGCGGCGTCTCCACCGGGCCGTTCACCGACCTCGACGGCGCCACCGCCCTGCACGGCACCACGGTGCTGCCCGACGGTGGACTGCGGATCGGCGCCCTGACCACCCTCGCCGTGCTGGCCGCCGATCCACAACTGCGCGCCGGCTGGCCGGCCCTCGCGGTGTCGGCCGGCACGGCGGCCACCCCGCAGATCCGCGCCGCGGGCACATTGGGGGGCAACCTCCTGCAGCGCAACCGCTGCTGGTACTTCCGCAATCCGCACGTCAGCTGCCTCCAGAAGGGCGGCGCCGGCTGCCCGGCGCGGGACGGCGACCACCACTTCGCCGTCGTCACCGGAGCGGGCCCCTGTATCGCCCCGCACCCGTCCACCCTGGCGATGGCCCTGCTCACCTACGACGCCGAGGTCGAGATCCACGACGAAGAGCCGTGCAGCGTCGCCGACTTGTACGGCGACGGAGACCGGCTCCACCAGAGCGACCACCTGCTGCCGCCGCACCGCATCCTGACCGCGGTCCGGCTGCCCGCAGCGCTGCCCGGCGAACGCGCCGCCTACCACCGGGCCACCAGCAGGGCTTACGCGGAGTGGCCCCTGGTGGAGGCCACGGCGCGGCTTACGTTCGACGGCGACACGGTGACGCACGCCGCGGTTGCGGCCGGCGGCGTGGCACGTGTCCCGCTCCGGCTGCCGGAGGTGGAGGCCGCGCTGATCGGCCGGGAGGCCACCCCGGTGACCCTCGCCGCGGCGGCCGCGACGGTGCTGACCCGCTGGCGGCCGCTGCCGCGGACCGGCTACAAGACCACGCTGTTCCGCGACACCGTGCTGGAGGCCCTGGAGCAGGCGGTCGGCGCCGCCGCGCCTGCCCGCGGGGACCACTGA
- a CDS encoding MOSC domain-containing protein, which translates to MKGRVTAVSSNGKHAFTKPNRDSVRLLTGLGVEGDVHAGMTVKHRSRVAQDPTRPNLRQVHLIHEELFAEVGEEGFKVAPGELGENITTGGIDLLGLPVGTLLRMGGSAVLEVTGLRNPCLQINIFRDGLLKQVVGRDEAGNGVRKAGIMSIVREGGVVRPGDTIEVELPNGPHRPLDRV; encoded by the coding sequence ATGAAGGGGCGAGTGACGGCGGTCAGTAGCAACGGGAAGCATGCGTTCACCAAGCCGAACCGGGACAGCGTCAGGTTGCTCACCGGACTTGGTGTGGAGGGGGACGTGCACGCTGGCATGACGGTCAAGCACCGCTCGCGCGTCGCGCAGGATCCCACCCGGCCGAACCTGCGCCAGGTCCACCTCATTCATGAAGAGCTCTTCGCCGAGGTTGGCGAAGAAGGCTTCAAGGTGGCGCCCGGCGAACTTGGCGAGAACATCACCACGGGCGGCATCGATCTGCTCGGTCTGCCGGTCGGCACATTGCTGCGCATGGGTGGCTCCGCCGTCCTGGAAGTGACCGGCCTGCGCAATCCCTGCCTGCAGATCAACATCTTCCGGGACGGTCTCTTGAAGCAGGTCGTCGGTCGCGATGAGGCGGGGAACGGTGTGCGCAAAGCCGGAATCATGAGCATCGTGCGGGAAGGCGGCGTAGTGCGCCCTGGCGACACCATCGAAGTAGAGCTTCCCAACGGTCCGCACCGACCCCTGGACCGGGTCTGA
- a CDS encoding DUF6400 family protein: MAPHTPSPDDNADTAAGSGGSASADFTLDLTSHEVLRRAHIMEALGPDWNPVEVLLGEESAYDLLYSGLDAEQQRLYDGLVAAGVLPIRGDGRAAS, from the coding sequence ATGGCCCCCCACACCCCCTCCCCCGACGACAACGCCGACACCGCAGCCGGCTCCGGCGGGTCGGCGTCCGCCGACTTCACCCTGGACCTCACGTCGCACGAGGTCCTCCGGCGCGCCCACATCATGGAAGCCCTCGGACCCGACTGGAACCCGGTGGAAGTCCTCCTCGGTGAGGAATCCGCATACGACCTGCTGTACTCCGGACTCGACGCCGAGCAGCAACGCCTCTACGACGGCCTCGTCGCCGCCGGCGTCCTGCCCATCCGGGGAGACGGCCGTGCTGCCTCTTGA
- a CDS encoding 4'-phosphopantetheinyl transferase superfamily protein, producing MIENINQLGANPPAPGPAPTAVAPVVWALNTTIDTVGGHPVKDAHTILDAGERERAARFRTPGLAHRYTASHLALRTVLALYLGEPARTIRLTREDCPCCGEPHGRPNVPGNPLHFSLSHSGDHAYIALATTAVGIDIEEHPTPHTVDDVLHVLHPTETQELNSLPAAERVTALARCWARKEACLKATGTGLAGGLAHPYVSTRATPPAVPGYRLTDLPAPPRHQAALATLTDT from the coding sequence GTGATCGAGAACATCAACCAACTCGGCGCCAACCCGCCCGCTCCGGGCCCCGCGCCCACCGCCGTCGCCCCTGTGGTGTGGGCCCTCAACACCACCATCGACACGGTCGGCGGCCACCCCGTCAAAGACGCCCACACCATCCTCGACGCCGGAGAACGCGAACGCGCCGCCCGCTTCCGCACCCCCGGCCTCGCCCACCGCTACACCGCCTCACACCTCGCCCTGCGCACCGTTCTCGCCCTCTACCTCGGCGAACCCGCCCGCACCATCCGGCTCACCCGCGAGGACTGCCCCTGCTGCGGCGAACCGCACGGCCGTCCCAACGTCCCCGGGAACCCTCTCCACTTCTCCCTCTCCCACAGCGGCGACCACGCGTACATCGCCCTCGCCACCACCGCAGTCGGCATCGACATCGAAGAGCACCCCACCCCCCACACCGTCGACGACGTCCTGCACGTGCTCCACCCCACTGAGACGCAGGAGCTCAACTCCCTCCCGGCAGCCGAGCGCGTCACCGCGCTCGCCCGGTGCTGGGCCCGCAAGGAAGCCTGCCTCAAAGCCACCGGCACCGGACTCGCCGGCGGCCTCGCCCACCCCTACGTCAGCACCCGTGCCACCCCGCCCGCAGTGCCCGGGTACCGCCTTACCGACCTTCCGGCCCCGCCCCGTCATCAAGCTGCCCTCGCCACCCTCACCGACACCTGA
- a CDS encoding SRPBCC family protein, translating to MYTIDTTAPVVVSLSTRIEAPLATVWSVHTDVDAWPAWNAGVDQARLDGPMAVGTPFTWLTHGMSITSTVREVVPGERIVWDGTVQGIAGIHVWTFEAAGGGVVVRTEESWSGAPVAADPDTLTTALRTSLQNWLDCLKAHAEQSA from the coding sequence ATGTACACCATCGACACGACCGCCCCCGTCGTGGTCAGCCTCAGCACGCGCATCGAAGCGCCCCTCGCCACCGTCTGGTCGGTGCACACCGACGTCGACGCCTGGCCGGCCTGGAACGCCGGTGTCGACCAGGCCCGCCTCGACGGCCCGATGGCGGTCGGCACCCCCTTCACGTGGCTGACCCACGGCATGAGCATCACCTCCACCGTCCGCGAGGTCGTCCCCGGCGAACGGATCGTCTGGGACGGGACCGTCCAGGGCATCGCCGGCATCCACGTGTGGACCTTCGAAGCGGCCGGCGGAGGCGTCGTCGTGCGCACCGAGGAGTCCTGGAGCGGAGCCCCCGTCGCCGCCGACCCCGACACACTCACCACGGCCCTCAGGACGTCCCTGCAGAACTGGCTCGACTGCCTCAAGGCCCACGCCGAACAGTCTGCCTGA
- a CDS encoding DoxX family protein, translating to MSRINRRDLALLALRAGTGAVLMAHGTQKLFGWFGGAGLDGTAAAMEHMGFTPGRRSALAAGFGETGGGALLALGLATPAAGAAAAGAMAGAVAVHAPAGFFAQGGGFEYPAFLGFTAATIGLAGAGRYSLDHATGHTFDQRWMLVLAFTASALAAGAVVTKRAQARSEGSGED from the coding sequence ATGAGCCGTATCAACCGACGTGACCTCGCTCTGCTGGCCCTGCGGGCCGGAACCGGAGCGGTGCTCATGGCGCACGGCACCCAGAAGCTGTTCGGGTGGTTCGGCGGCGCCGGCCTGGACGGGACGGCCGCCGCCATGGAGCACATGGGCTTCACCCCCGGTCGCCGAAGCGCCCTCGCAGCCGGGTTCGGCGAGACGGGCGGAGGGGCGCTGCTCGCACTGGGGCTGGCCACCCCGGCGGCCGGCGCCGCGGCTGCGGGTGCGATGGCGGGCGCGGTCGCCGTCCACGCTCCCGCGGGCTTCTTCGCCCAGGGCGGCGGGTTCGAGTACCCGGCCTTCCTCGGTTTCACCGCCGCCACGATCGGCCTTGCCGGGGCGGGCCGGTACTCCCTGGACCACGCCACCGGTCACACCTTCGACCAGCGGTGGATGCTCGTCCTGGCCTTCACCGCCAGCGCCCTCGCCGCGGGGGCCGTGGTCACCAAGCGTGCGCAGGCCCGGTCGGAGGGCAGCGGCGAGGACTGA
- a CDS encoding ribosome-inactivating family protein encodes MFIELYIELRLYRAGARIVGFRNTFENGQAPPEAYVRHVRDAAAPPGIRRTQELPFGGRRRDLETAAGVRSSGILLGRRPLGDAVMWLHRNRDPQYTAHGMLVLSVMLCDAARFPALADAMSRIWMTGGRLPEAVGAGNPSNRNPSRGVGAPKKERGPFQGLVSTPYDLRFPSRGSTEQERM; translated from the coding sequence TTGTTCATCGAGCTCTACATCGAGCTCCGCCTGTACCGCGCAGGCGCCCGCATCGTCGGATTCCGCAACACTTTCGAGAACGGACAGGCCCCGCCGGAGGCGTACGTGCGCCACGTGCGGGACGCGGCCGCGCCTCCCGGCATCCGCCGCACGCAGGAACTGCCGTTCGGCGGCCGCCGCAGGGACCTCGAGACGGCCGCCGGCGTGCGGAGTTCCGGGATACTCCTGGGGCGTCGGCCCCTCGGCGATGCGGTGATGTGGCTGCACCGCAACCGTGATCCCCAATACACCGCGCACGGAATGCTCGTGCTCTCGGTGATGCTTTGCGACGCCGCCCGATTCCCCGCTCTGGCCGATGCGATGTCACGCATCTGGATGACCGGGGGAAGGCTGCCCGAAGCAGTCGGCGCCGGAAATCCGTCAAACAGAAACCCATCCAGAGGCGTTGGGGCGCCGAAGAAGGAGCGAGGCCCTTTCCAGGGGCTCGTTTCCACCCCGTACGATCTGCGATTCCCGTCCCGGGGATCCACGGAACAGGAGCGAATGTGA